Below is a genomic region from Trichoderma asperellum chromosome 2, complete sequence.
GACAGCAGCAACTGACTGTGCTTGCAATTAAAACATTTCTCGAGATccattataataaaagacgaagatggaaaagTCTGTGCATCAGCTGAATTGCAGCAGTTTGTGATCAAGCTATTCTATTACCAATATGCACTCGTAAGTTTGAGATCTCGTGTAGTGACGGAAAGCGCGCGGTGTATAAATCACCTGGAAATTGAAGCTCCCTGGCCATTTTTCCCCTCCCATTAAGAGCCGTGAGATATCACGTTAGGAGTCCATTCATAGCTTAGAGGATGATATTCTGTAAAAATCCCGTCAAGGATAAATCCATACCATGAAAGATACGAGTGGGAGATTACGTATTCGACGTATGCATCTTTTTAGACAGATGATTATGCATCAAACTAACACCGGAAACATTGCGTTTCATGCAGGTCGTCTTCCCTCGCAGGCCCCCTCCCTCCAGAGCAAGGAGGCTAGAGGCATCCAACCGGCAGCAATTTGGCCTCGATATCCGGTGGCGATGTGAAACGGTTGCGGGGGACTCTGTCTGACGAAATAAAAAGACAATGCTCAACACGTGCAGGCTCATGGATCTTCTCGTAGCCGAGATGATACCCCGGAgaaggggagaagaggagcaggGTCCAGAACACGCACTAACTCGCTCGCAGGACGGCAAAGTGATGGTGCGAGATAACTGTGTTGTTTCCCACAATCTGGGTAATGACAGTTGGCTCGTGGCATATTAGATCGTTTTATAACCCTTAGAGATCTAAAAGCAGCTGGGGCGCGACCTTTTCTAGATCTTCGACCTTTAAAAGGAGTAGTCAGCATTGCCTGTTCATGCTAAAGTGGTAGTCATGGTATGATCTGAACAGTCTTACTTCTAGAAACCCGCCTCGCTTTTCCACAGCCGTTCTCGCAATCGCCTCTCGAACGAAAACATCCACGTACTTGCCTACCGCTGCATTGGCGTCTCTCGACATTCTTGTAGCCTCCTTGGCGAAGAACTCGTGGAGAATCCGTGTCAAGAGGGCTTTCGGGATTGACTTTTCCGGTtctggctcttcttccacgtTGATTGTTTGGTTCGCCCTCTCCTCCTGATCGTCTGAAGACTCGAATGGGTTGCTAGACTGCGAGGCATCGCGAGCAGGTGGCTGAGCTTTGGTTGCTTTGGCCGGCCGGCCACGACCAGCTCCAGTTGAGGATTGTTGGGGCGGCATTGGTACACTTGGGATCAGCTTGATTGCTTCTCTATGAATCACAAAGGCTCCTCAAAGAGAAACAAATTGGGGCCGCCGTGGCTGGAGGAAATATTGGTACAAGCGGCGTTGAGTCCCAAGTCCCAAGGAAGTCGCTTGAAAGGTAAGAAGAGTTCGGTATGCTCCCATCCCAGCGCAAAGTGCTGGATACGATAATGCGATCTTAGTCAGCAACGCACACGCGAACCGTGAAGCCTAGAATATCACTGCCGCAgacgcagaggaagaagaaaaaaaaaatactatttgtTCTACAGACATTGCACGAGTCTCACATTGCGATTGTATCGAAGCATAATTGTTTGAAAATCTCTAAATCAAGGGAACTTGCATTGGTGTATAATTACAGTGACCTAGAAAGCACGGCAGAGTCAAAAACGACTAATACGCCGTGCCGATGCCAGTCTAACCCGCAAATAGCAACTGTTACACAGGTCGGGATATCTGGCCCAACTTCCCTCAATACCTTCCATTCCGGTCTCCTTTTTTATCAACCAGTGGACGCCGCATTACACCCACCTGGCCAATTAAACCCATCTCCGAGGT
It encodes:
- a CDS encoding uncharacterized protein (EggNog:ENOG41), translating into MPPQQSSTGAGRGRPAKATKAQPPARDASQSSNPFESSDDQEERANQTINVEEEPEPEKSIPKALLTRILHEFFAKEATRMSRDANAAVGKYVDVFVREAIARTAVEKRGGFLEVEDLEKVAPQLLLDL